In Schlegelella aquatica, one DNA window encodes the following:
- a CDS encoding signal peptide prediction — MIARRPRGPSGPGAGRGLRRRGAARAAFLLARAWAFFWASPWTFLGLVVALLMRAAGGHLRWTQGALEVSVRRFRPGRRCPFAALTLGHVVIGVDRAALARLRRHERVHVRQYERWGPLFVPLYLLASAWAWCRGRHPYLDNPFEIAARRDE, encoded by the coding sequence GTGATCGCCCGTCGGCCGCGAGGGCCCTCCGGTCCAGGTGCAGGTCGTGGCCTGCGACGGCGAGGGGCGGCCCGCGCGGCCTTTCTTCTGGCCCGTGCCTGGGCCTTTTTCTGGGCCTCGCCCTGGACCTTCCTGGGGCTCGTCGTCGCGCTGCTGATGCGCGCGGCGGGCGGTCATCTGCGCTGGACGCAGGGCGCGCTGGAGGTCTCGGTCCGTCGCTTTCGGCCGGGGCGCCGATGCCCCTTCGCCGCCTTGACGCTGGGGCACGTGGTGATCGGTGTGGATCGCGCGGCGCTGGCCCGGCTGCGCCGGCACGAGCGCGTGCACGTGCGCCAGTACGAGCGCTGGGGCCCGTTGTTCGTGCCGCTGTACCTGCTCGCGTCTGCCTGGGCGTGGTGCCGCGGGCGCCATCCCTACCTGGACAACCCGTTCGAGATCGCGGCCCGGCGCGACGAGTAG
- a CDS encoding phosphatase PAP2 family protein — MSHPLLRPGGCALRGLAFGWALLRERGLLVPLGLLAAVSLAAWVFLELAGEVVEGETLALDRALLLALRDPADLSDPLGPWWVELMMRDITALGSTAVLALVGCAALGYLLLAGKWGSGLLVAASVGGGLVASQVLKLWIERPRPDLVPHGVPVLTLSFPSGHATMSAVVYLTLGALLAGLQPRRRMAAYILAVAVLLTGLVGVSRVYLGVHWPTDVLAGWALGAAWALLCLLVSTVLRWRAGQRLP, encoded by the coding sequence GTGTCGCATCCTCTACTGAGGCCGGGAGGCTGCGCACTCAGGGGGCTCGCGTTCGGCTGGGCGCTCTTGCGCGAGCGCGGGCTGCTCGTGCCGCTGGGTCTGCTCGCGGCCGTCTCGCTGGCGGCCTGGGTGTTCCTGGAGCTGGCCGGGGAGGTCGTCGAAGGCGAGACGCTCGCGCTGGACCGCGCGCTGCTGCTGGCGCTGCGCGACCCCGCCGACCTTTCGGACCCGCTGGGCCCCTGGTGGGTGGAGCTCATGATGCGCGACATCACGGCGCTGGGCAGCACCGCGGTGCTTGCGCTGGTGGGCTGCGCGGCGTTGGGCTACCTGCTGCTCGCGGGCAAGTGGGGGTCGGGGCTGCTGGTCGCCGCCTCGGTCGGCGGGGGGCTGGTCGCGAGCCAGGTGCTCAAGCTGTGGATCGAGCGCCCGCGTCCGGACCTGGTGCCCCACGGTGTGCCGGTGCTCACGCTCAGCTTCCCGAGCGGCCACGCGACGATGTCGGCGGTGGTGTACCTCACGCTCGGCGCGCTGCTGGCGGGTTTGCAGCCGCGCCGGCGCATGGCGGCCTACATCCTGGCCGTCGCCGTGCTGCTCACCGGGCTGGTGGGCGTGAGCCGGGTGTACCTGGGTGTGCATTGGCCGACCGATGTCCTGGCCGGCTGGGCGCTGGGGGCGGCCTGGGCGCTGCTGTGCCTGCTCGTGTCGACGGTGCTGCGCTGGCGCGCCGGCCAGCGCCTGCCTTGA
- a CDS encoding host attachment protein: MDATWVLVADEGRANVYEVRQTQGIDGRPRTELAEVESLTWASAHADEADLRRDAQGRFFGKGEQMMGHTAPPRTDPLEKEAELFARRVAGWLADARAKQRFARLYLAAAPKFLGRLRAVLDPRVAAAIAEETDKDLSGLPAHELAQRMFGDDK; encoded by the coding sequence ATGGATGCGACATGGGTCCTGGTGGCCGACGAGGGCCGTGCCAACGTGTACGAGGTGAGGCAGACGCAGGGCATCGACGGCCGGCCCCGCACCGAACTGGCCGAGGTGGAGTCGCTCACGTGGGCCAGCGCCCATGCGGACGAGGCCGATCTGCGTCGCGATGCTCAAGGGCGCTTCTTCGGCAAGGGGGAGCAGATGATGGGGCACACCGCGCCGCCGCGCACCGACCCTCTGGAGAAGGAGGCCGAGCTCTTCGCCCGGCGCGTGGCGGGCTGGCTCGCCGACGCGCGCGCCAAGCAGCGCTTCGCGCGCCTGTACCTGGCCGCCGCCCCCAAGTTCCTCGGTCGCCTGCGCGCAGTGCTCGACCCTCGAGTGGCGGCCGCGATCGCCGAGGAAACCGACAAGGATCTGAGCGGCTTGCCCGCGCACGAGCTCGCGCAGCGGATGTTCGGCGACGACAAGTGA
- a CDS encoding putative bifunctional diguanylate cyclase/phosphodiesterase gives MKKLLEWLALYRETVLSSVAMVGSIMVLTALQYVGLDRRFHDELMTQARIVSQNTAAALMFDAPSDAMEVLDALVASPHVTSALLLRGDGSGFAYYERGERERSWWAHRAGVETVRAPVSAGGQVVGTLVLRADRSVVWADVAKFLMGGLGISAIALGLSLVASRRLRARVRAAQERTRYLALHDALTGLLNRASFHYALEAALEQANAVHAQYALMFIDVDNFKQINDTAGHTGGDRVLCEVGERLRALVRPHDVVARLGGDEFAVLLRTTGDASEAAARVARDVIERVPRQIDFDGETLRVSVSVGIALLPDDARTAEDAMQCADAAMYLAKREGKDGFRFFSAELGAEIRRRAALEADVRAGLEGRQFLLHYQPVFDMQGRLAGMEALMRWQHPHRGMVPPIEFIPLAESTGLIVELGLAALRCVREDLRAWEAAGLRPPRVALNLASTQFRRESQRRRFLEALDELGLTPDRVEFELTETAVFEDIGSPDSVLEALRARGYALAIDDFGTGYSSLSYLRRLRCGKLKIDKSFVRDICQSRVAALLVRSIIDVAHALHMRVVAEGVEQEAEREKLRTLGCDLLQGYLLARPMPCEAMARLLQEHRRVGGEQGAPGALTSPAASA, from the coding sequence ATGAAGAAGCTGCTGGAATGGCTCGCCCTGTACCGCGAGACGGTGCTGTCGAGCGTCGCGATGGTCGGCTCGATCATGGTGCTCACGGCGCTGCAGTACGTCGGGCTGGATCGTCGCTTTCACGACGAACTCATGACCCAGGCGCGCATCGTCTCGCAGAACACGGCGGCAGCGCTGATGTTCGATGCGCCGAGCGATGCCATGGAGGTGCTGGACGCCCTGGTCGCGTCACCCCACGTGACGAGCGCGCTGCTCCTTCGGGGCGATGGCAGTGGCTTTGCGTACTACGAGCGTGGCGAACGCGAGCGGTCGTGGTGGGCACACCGCGCCGGCGTGGAGACGGTGCGTGCGCCGGTGAGCGCGGGCGGGCAGGTCGTCGGCACGCTGGTCTTGCGCGCCGATCGCTCGGTGGTCTGGGCCGACGTCGCGAAGTTCCTGATGGGCGGGCTCGGGATCAGCGCGATCGCGCTGGGCCTGTCGCTGGTCGCCTCGCGTCGACTGCGCGCGCGCGTGCGCGCGGCGCAGGAGCGCACCCGCTACCTGGCGCTGCACGACGCGCTGACGGGCCTGTTGAACCGTGCCTCGTTCCACTATGCGCTCGAGGCCGCCCTCGAGCAGGCCAACGCCGTTCACGCCCAGTATGCGCTGATGTTCATCGACGTGGACAACTTCAAGCAGATCAACGACACGGCCGGACACACGGGGGGAGACCGGGTGCTGTGCGAGGTGGGCGAGCGGTTGCGCGCCCTGGTGCGCCCGCACGACGTCGTCGCACGCCTGGGCGGCGACGAGTTCGCGGTGCTGCTGCGCACGACGGGCGATGCCTCCGAGGCGGCCGCCCGTGTGGCGCGCGACGTGATCGAGCGGGTGCCCCGCCAGATCGACTTCGACGGCGAGACCTTGCGCGTGAGCGTGTCGGTCGGCATCGCATTGCTGCCCGACGACGCACGCACCGCGGAGGACGCGATGCAATGTGCCGACGCGGCGATGTACCTGGCCAAGCGAGAAGGCAAGGACGGGTTCCGCTTCTTCTCGGCCGAGCTGGGTGCCGAGATCAGGCGCCGGGCGGCGCTGGAGGCGGATGTGCGGGCCGGGCTGGAAGGCCGGCAGTTCCTTCTGCACTACCAGCCGGTGTTCGACATGCAGGGCCGTCTCGCGGGCATGGAAGCGCTGATGCGTTGGCAGCATCCGCACCGGGGCATGGTCCCGCCGATCGAGTTCATCCCGCTGGCCGAGAGCACCGGCCTCATCGTCGAACTCGGGCTGGCCGCGCTGCGGTGCGTGCGCGAGGACCTGCGGGCATGGGAGGCTGCCGGCCTGCGACCGCCGCGGGTGGCGCTCAACCTGGCGTCCACGCAGTTCCGGCGCGAGTCGCAGCGGCGCCGCTTCCTCGAGGCGCTGGACGAACTGGGGCTCACGCCCGATCGCGTGGAGTTCGAGCTGACCGAGACGGCGGTGTTCGAGGACATCGGCAGCCCGGACTCCGTGCTCGAGGCCCTGCGTGCGCGCGGCTATGCACTGGCGATCGACGACTTCGGCACCGGCTACAGCTCGCTGAGCTACCTTCGTCGGCTGCGCTGCGGCAAGCTCAAGATCGACAAGTCCTTCGTGCGCGACATCTGCCAGTCGCGGGTCGCGGCGCTCCTGGTGCGCTCGATCATCGACGTGGCGCACGCGCTGCACATGCGTGTGGTGGCCGAGGGGGTGGAGCAGGAGGCCGAGCGCGAGAAGCTGCGCACCCTCGGCTGCGACCTGCTGCAGGGCTATCTGCTCGCGCGGCCGATGCCGTGCGAGGCGATGGCTCGCCTGCTGCAGGAGCATCGCCGCGTCGGCGGTGAGCAAGGCGCGCCGGGGGCCCTCACCAGCCCTGCAGCTTCAGCTTGA
- a CDS encoding MlaD family protein, with amino-acid sequence MKRNALLVGTFVIGALALVVFAIVSLGGGDPFQQRLRAVIYFHGSVSGLYVGAPVTFRGVPVGQVESIGVEFEQGSLDPRIPVRVRLQSDAIRVAEPGRDRSLALPELIRRGLRARLVAQSFVTGQKFIDLDFLPDQPARMIGRGREPEIPAVADRFGALIEQVAELPLRETVADLRNTLQALQTTLATAERTLQSSSGEIAATAQETRRMLVQAGRTLQELQASAQATLGSVTRLADSTRETVQDARPELQQGLRSAREAAEAARVAMTRVQELTATGTPLRADLDAAVRDLSQAARGLREWSELLQEQPNAVIFGSDR; translated from the coding sequence ATGAAACGCAACGCCTTGCTCGTCGGAACCTTCGTGATCGGCGCCCTCGCGCTGGTGGTCTTCGCCATCGTCTCGCTGGGCGGAGGCGACCCCTTCCAGCAGCGGCTGCGCGCGGTGATCTACTTCCACGGCAGCGTCAGTGGCCTGTACGTCGGAGCGCCGGTCACGTTCCGCGGTGTGCCGGTCGGTCAGGTCGAATCGATCGGCGTCGAGTTCGAACAAGGCTCGCTCGACCCCCGGATCCCGGTGCGCGTGCGCCTGCAGAGCGATGCCATCCGCGTCGCAGAACCCGGCCGCGACCGCTCGCTGGCGCTGCCCGAGCTGATCCGGCGAGGCCTGCGCGCGCGGCTCGTCGCGCAAAGCTTCGTCACGGGACAGAAGTTCATCGACCTGGACTTCTTGCCCGACCAGCCCGCGCGCATGATCGGCCGCGGGCGCGAGCCGGAGATCCCCGCCGTCGCGGACCGGTTCGGCGCGTTGATCGAGCAGGTGGCGGAGTTGCCCTTGCGTGAAACCGTGGCCGACCTGCGCAACACGTTGCAGGCCTTGCAGACCACGCTCGCCACCGCCGAGCGCACGCTGCAATCCTCCTCGGGCGAGATCGCCGCGACCGCGCAGGAGACCCGGCGCATGCTCGTCCAGGCGGGCCGCACCCTGCAGGAGCTCCAGGCGAGCGCCCAGGCCACCCTCGGCTCCGTGACCCGCCTGGCCGACAGCACCCGCGAGACGGTGCAAGACGCACGCCCGGAGCTGCAGCAGGGGCTGCGCAGTGCGCGCGAGGCCGCCGAGGCGGCGCGCGTGGCGATGACGCGGGTGCAGGAACTCACGGCCACCGGCACCCCCTTGCGCGCCGACCTCGACGCCGCGGTGCGCGACCTCTCGCAAGCCGCACGGGGCCTGCGCGAATGGAGCGAGCTGCTGCAAGAACAACCCAATGCCGTCATCTTCGGGAGCGACCGTTGA
- a CDS encoding ABC transporter ATP-binding protein, with the protein MSPRSAGDPPTGERPLLEVRNLEMRFGARLIQRDVSFRVEPGTVFAIMGGSGCGKSTLLKHLIGLLAPASGHIVYRGQDYWACDERGRARLRAGFGVLFQSAALWSSMTLLENVLLPLEQQTDWPAERREARAREVLSWVGLEAFADFRPADLSGGMKKRAGLARAIVAEPPLLFLDEPSAGLDPISSRRLDDLILDVRERTGAAVVLVSHELPSLMAIADDGIFLDADSRRPIAHGSPRRLRDEATHPTVRAFLRREEPLPADMTLPAP; encoded by the coding sequence GTGAGCCCTCGCAGTGCAGGTGATCCCCCGACCGGCGAGCGGCCGCTGCTCGAAGTGCGGAACCTCGAGATGCGTTTCGGGGCGCGGCTGATCCAGCGCGACGTCTCGTTTCGCGTGGAGCCCGGCACCGTCTTCGCCATCATGGGCGGCAGCGGCTGCGGCAAGAGCACGCTGCTCAAGCATCTCATCGGACTGCTCGCCCCGGCCTCGGGGCACATCGTCTATCGCGGGCAGGACTACTGGGCCTGCGACGAGCGGGGCCGCGCGCGCCTGAGGGCCGGCTTCGGCGTGCTGTTCCAAAGTGCCGCGCTGTGGTCGTCGATGACGCTGCTCGAGAACGTGCTGCTGCCGCTGGAGCAGCAAACCGACTGGCCGGCCGAGCGCCGCGAAGCCCGCGCGCGCGAGGTGCTGTCCTGGGTGGGCCTCGAAGCCTTCGCCGACTTCCGCCCCGCCGACCTGAGCGGGGGCATGAAGAAGCGCGCCGGCCTCGCCCGCGCCATCGTCGCCGAGCCCCCCCTCCTGTTCCTCGACGAGCCCTCGGCGGGGCTCGACCCGATCAGCTCGCGCCGGCTGGACGACCTCATCCTCGACGTGCGAGAACGCACCGGCGCGGCCGTGGTCTTGGTGAGCCACGAGTTGCCCAGCCTCATGGCCATCGCCGACGACGGCATCTTCCTCGATGCAGACAGCCGCCGGCCGATCGCCCATGGCAGCCCGCGCCGCCTGCGCGACGAGGCGACCCATCCCACCGTGCGCGCCTTCTTGCGGCGCGAAGAACCGCTGCCGGCCGACATGACGCTCCCCGCTCCATGA
- a CDS encoding TonB-dependent receptor plug domain-containing protein: MPSPSPPRVCRPAHRATLSALLLAVLHPWASPVLAQSAEDVALSQLGQLMNREVHSASRYAQSSLDAPAVVWVVPREQIVGHAYRTLGEALESVPSAYLTSDRAYDTLGLRGFNRAGDYNTRTLMLLDGQRINDPVYDQGLPGLEFPMVADWIKRVEFVAGPTSSVYGGNALFGTAHVTTIEGRDEPGARISLGAGSDGLRRLVTSYGRPLGATGDFFIGWTSLHAEGATWHLPEHASPAHPQGRAAGLDATRQSALLLKYRAGPWRWSVVSSQRRKHLPNAPYGVSFGTPGTYVDDHYALAALAWDGGPTGRWHPQGRVSFSRYTFSGRYVFAGEPPLVNVDRVTSDWADAELRSTWRGWLNHTLVVGLDLRSVLKAQQHNYDVDPFASHLDDHRRGHRLGLFVQDEYRLSEHWLLTGGVRWDRVDGLGPQWSPRAAVVWRPQADRAFKLLVGRAFRAPNLNERYYDDGASQRANPALRAERIRTVELAMEQNLGPDSHLTATLYRYEMDDLIEMDESDPSVLPQYRNLGQARAEGLELYWQRVTPAHVRWRASAAWQEARSGGQWLSNSPRWLLKAGVLAPFAAGWHGGVEVLAMGARRDRAGERLPGHALVHASVEKAVGQTQSLRLRVRNVGDVRYEDPAPNWLVGPRVPQPGRQVELQWTARF, encoded by the coding sequence ATGCCCTCGCCTTCTCCTCCTCGCGTGTGCCGGCCGGCACACCGGGCGACGCTGTCCGCGCTGCTCCTTGCGGTGTTGCACCCCTGGGCGTCCCCTGTCCTGGCCCAGAGCGCGGAGGACGTGGCCCTCTCCCAGCTCGGGCAACTCATGAATCGGGAGGTGCATTCGGCCTCCCGTTATGCACAGAGCAGCCTGGATGCGCCGGCGGTGGTGTGGGTGGTGCCGCGCGAGCAGATCGTCGGTCACGCCTACCGCACGCTGGGGGAGGCGCTGGAGAGCGTGCCGAGTGCCTACCTGACCTCCGACCGGGCCTACGACACGCTCGGCCTGCGCGGCTTCAACCGCGCCGGCGACTACAACACCCGCACGCTGATGTTGCTGGATGGTCAGCGCATCAACGACCCGGTGTACGACCAGGGGCTGCCCGGGCTGGAGTTCCCGATGGTGGCCGACTGGATCAAGCGGGTGGAGTTCGTCGCCGGTCCGACGTCCTCGGTTTACGGCGGCAATGCCTTGTTCGGCACTGCGCACGTGACCACCATCGAGGGCCGCGACGAGCCGGGAGCGCGCATCAGCCTGGGCGCCGGCTCCGACGGGCTGCGCCGGCTCGTGACGAGTTACGGCCGCCCCCTGGGGGCGACGGGCGACTTCTTCATCGGCTGGACCTCGCTCCATGCCGAAGGCGCGACCTGGCACCTGCCCGAGCACGCCAGCCCGGCCCACCCGCAAGGGCGTGCCGCGGGGCTGGACGCGACCCGGCAGTCGGCGCTGCTGCTCAAGTACCGCGCCGGCCCCTGGCGGTGGAGCGTGGTCAGCAGTCAGCGACGCAAGCATCTGCCCAATGCGCCCTACGGCGTGTCCTTCGGCACCCCGGGCACCTACGTGGACGACCACTACGCGTTGGCGGCGCTGGCCTGGGACGGCGGTCCGACGGGCCGGTGGCATCCGCAGGGGCGGGTCTCCTTCAGTCGCTACACCTTCTCGGGGCGCTATGTCTTCGCCGGCGAGCCGCCCCTGGTCAACGTGGACCGCGTGACCAGCGACTGGGCGGATGCCGAGCTGCGCAGCACGTGGCGCGGCTGGCTCAACCACACGCTGGTGGTCGGCCTGGATCTGCGCAGCGTGTTGAAGGCCCAACAGCACAACTACGATGTCGATCCTTTCGCGAGCCATCTGGACGACCACCGCCGCGGCCACCGGCTCGGCCTGTTCGTGCAGGACGAATACCGCCTGTCCGAGCACTGGCTGCTGACCGGGGGCGTGCGTTGGGACCGGGTGGACGGTCTGGGGCCGCAATGGTCGCCGCGGGCGGCGGTGGTGTGGCGGCCGCAGGCCGATCGCGCATTCAAGCTGCTCGTGGGCCGCGCCTTCCGTGCTCCCAACCTGAACGAGCGCTACTACGACGACGGCGCCTCGCAGCGGGCCAACCCGGCCCTGAGGGCCGAACGCATCCGCACGGTGGAACTGGCGATGGAGCAGAACCTCGGTCCCGACAGCCATCTGACCGCGACGCTCTACCGCTACGAAATGGACGACCTCATCGAGATGGACGAGTCGGACCCGAGCGTGCTGCCGCAGTACCGCAATCTGGGACAGGCGCGCGCCGAGGGCCTCGAACTGTACTGGCAGCGCGTCACACCGGCCCATGTGCGCTGGCGGGCCAGCGCGGCGTGGCAGGAGGCGCGCTCCGGCGGGCAGTGGCTGAGCAACTCGCCGCGCTGGTTGCTCAAGGCCGGCGTGCTCGCGCCGTTCGCAGCGGGATGGCACGGCGGCGTCGAGGTGCTGGCGATGGGGGCGCGGCGGGACCGCGCGGGAGAGCGGCTGCCCGGGCACGCTTTGGTGCATGCGAGCGTGGAGAAGGCGGTCGGTCAGACACAATCGCTGCGGCTGCGCGTGCGCAACGTGGGCGATGTGCGCTACGAGGACCCGGCGCCGAACTGGCTGGTGGGCCCGCGCGTGCCGCAGCCGGGCCGGCAGGTCGAGCTGCAATGGACGGCGAGGTTCTAA
- a CDS encoding FliA/WhiG family RNA polymerase sigma factor: MTSRPAPPIASVEAAVHRYLPHVKRLAQKLHARLPASVELDDLVQAGLIGLAEAAARSDTCEGPQFEAFVSQRVRGAMLDELRASDSASREVRRQQRQAHAAVHRLEHRLGRRPRISEVAEELGLDLPRYHALEAQWHQHQTTSFSELESDDDEGKTVLDRLGSDEEADPLNRIAEQRRREALVSAIASLPERERRALSLYYEQGLGLKEVGAVLGVTDSRVSHLHAQAFRRLKLKLQGW, encoded by the coding sequence ATGACGTCCCGCCCCGCTCCCCCTATCGCTTCGGTCGAGGCGGCCGTGCACCGCTACCTGCCGCACGTCAAGCGGCTCGCACAGAAACTCCACGCGCGCCTGCCGGCCAGCGTCGAGCTGGACGACCTGGTGCAAGCGGGGCTCATCGGTCTGGCCGAAGCGGCGGCGCGCAGCGACACCTGCGAAGGCCCTCAGTTCGAGGCCTTCGTCAGCCAGCGCGTGCGCGGCGCGATGCTCGACGAGCTGCGGGCCTCGGACTCCGCCAGCCGCGAGGTGCGGCGCCAGCAGCGCCAGGCGCACGCCGCGGTGCACCGCCTGGAGCACCGCCTGGGCCGGCGGCCGCGCATCTCGGAGGTGGCCGAGGAACTGGGTCTGGACCTGCCGCGCTACCACGCCCTGGAAGCCCAATGGCATCAGCACCAGACCACGTCGTTCTCAGAACTCGAGTCGGACGACGACGAAGGCAAGACGGTGTTGGACCGGCTGGGCAGCGACGAGGAAGCCGACCCGCTGAACCGGATCGCCGAGCAGCGCCGCCGTGAGGCGCTGGTGAGTGCGATCGCCTCGTTGCCGGAGCGCGAGCGCCGCGCGTTGTCGCTCTATTACGAGCAGGGCCTGGGCCTCAAGGAGGTGGGCGCGGTGCTCGGCGTGACCGATTCGCGTGTGTCGCATCTGCACGCACAGGCCTTCCGGCGACTCAAGCTGAAGCTGCAGGGCTGGTGA
- a CDS encoding YfiR family protein, translating into MRTWICAGAAAWAVGLGWAQAPLREADLKAEVLLRVLLFVQWPQDRANPAQALELCVLEDDALSASLLKQPQRQVGSRSVRIRPASPARLDGCHVAYVGESLPRIPPSQPVLLVSDRFGMVNKGVMVNLHADGGAPGFDIGLVAARQAGIDFSARLLRLARYVKDE; encoded by the coding sequence GTGCGAACGTGGATCTGCGCCGGCGCGGCTGCCTGGGCGGTGGGCCTCGGGTGGGCGCAAGCGCCCCTGCGCGAAGCGGACCTGAAGGCCGAAGTGCTGCTGCGCGTGCTGTTGTTCGTGCAATGGCCCCAGGACCGGGCGAACCCCGCCCAGGCCTTGGAGCTGTGCGTGCTGGAGGACGACGCCCTGAGTGCGAGCCTGCTGAAGCAGCCGCAGCGTCAGGTAGGCTCGCGGTCCGTGCGGATACGGCCGGCGAGTCCTGCTCGGCTGGACGGCTGCCATGTGGCCTATGTCGGCGAGAGCCTGCCGCGGATCCCGCCGAGCCAGCCGGTGCTGCTGGTGAGCGACCGCTTCGGCATGGTGAACAAGGGCGTGATGGTCAACCTGCATGCCGACGGTGGCGCGCCGGGCTTCGACATCGGCTTGGTTGCGGCGCGGCAGGCCGGGATCGACTTCAGCGCCAGGCTGCTGCGTCTGGCGCGGTACGTGAAGGACGAGTGA
- a CDS encoding MlaE family ABC transporter permease, with protein sequence MRVHPLLTAVIPMRPVAFLGHVLLAAAAGLRRGWRFRTKDLGRATADASARALPIVTIVNVLVGAILAFVGAVQLVKFGAGIFVADLVGIAVAREMAAVITAVVMAGRTGAAFAAELATMQANEEIDALEVLGLHAVDFLVLPRMIALILMMPLLYVYACTTGLLGGFLVGAGMLDLAPAAYFERTVRALDWEHLALGFSKSITFGALVGLTGCYYGLHAARHAAGVGAATTQSVVVAIVGIIAVDAVFAVCANALGV encoded by the coding sequence ATGCGCGTGCACCCCCTGCTGACCGCCGTGATCCCGATGCGCCCGGTCGCCTTTCTCGGCCACGTGCTGCTGGCCGCGGCAGCCGGGCTGCGCCGGGGATGGCGGTTCCGCACGAAGGACCTGGGGCGCGCCACGGCCGATGCGAGCGCACGCGCGCTGCCCATCGTGACGATCGTCAACGTGCTGGTGGGCGCGATCCTCGCTTTCGTCGGCGCGGTCCAGCTGGTCAAGTTCGGTGCCGGGATCTTCGTGGCCGATCTGGTCGGCATCGCCGTCGCCCGCGAGATGGCGGCCGTCATCACGGCGGTCGTGATGGCGGGCCGCACGGGTGCGGCGTTTGCTGCGGAGCTCGCCACGATGCAGGCCAACGAGGAGATCGACGCGCTCGAGGTGCTGGGGCTGCATGCGGTGGACTTCCTCGTGCTGCCCCGCATGATCGCGCTGATCCTGATGATGCCCCTGCTGTACGTGTATGCGTGCACCACTGGCCTGCTGGGCGGCTTCCTGGTCGGCGCCGGCATGCTCGACCTGGCGCCGGCCGCCTACTTCGAGCGCACGGTGCGCGCGCTCGACTGGGAGCATCTGGCCCTGGGCTTCAGCAAGTCGATCACCTTCGGGGCCCTGGTCGGGCTGACCGGGTGCTACTACGGCCTGCATGCGGCGCGCCACGCGGCAGGCGTCGGAGCGGCGACCACGCAGTCGGTGGTCGTGGCCATCGTCGGCATCATCGCGGTCGATGCCGTCTTCGCCGTGTGCGCCAATGCGCTGGGAGTCTGA
- the serA gene encoding phosphoglycerate dehydrogenase — protein MTQRLSVQKDKLKFVLLEGIHPSALDVLERDGYTNVQTHPKALAGAELVDAIADAHFVGIRSRTHLTESVLARAPKLTAVGAFCIGTNQIDLKAAARRGIPVFNAPFSNTRSVAELVLAEIIMLMRGIPEKNAILHRGGWVKSAANSYEVRGKTLGIIGYGHIGTQIGVLAEQLGMRVVFYDIEAKLPLGNARQVATLPELLAQSDVVSLHVPETPATRNMIGAEQLAQMKPGSHLINASRGTVVDIDALVDALERKHVLGAAIDVFPVEPQGNDSRFESPLTRFENVILTPHIGGSTSEAQENIGREVATKLVRYSNNGSTVSAVNFPEVSLPEHTGKCRLLHIHHNVPGVMAHVNERLSAAGINIAAQYLQTREDVGYVVVDVDASASQIALSELCAVEGTIRCRILY, from the coding sequence ATGACCCAACGATTGTCGGTACAGAAAGACAAGCTCAAGTTCGTGCTGCTCGAAGGCATCCACCCGTCCGCCCTCGACGTGCTCGAGCGCGACGGCTACACGAACGTGCAGACGCACCCCAAGGCGCTGGCCGGCGCCGAGTTGGTCGATGCGATCGCCGACGCGCACTTCGTGGGCATCCGTTCCCGCACGCACCTGACCGAGTCGGTGCTGGCACGGGCGCCCAAGCTCACGGCCGTCGGCGCCTTTTGCATCGGCACGAACCAGATCGACCTGAAGGCGGCCGCCCGGCGCGGGATCCCGGTCTTCAACGCGCCGTTCTCGAACACGCGCAGCGTCGCCGAACTGGTGCTGGCGGAGATCATCATGCTGATGCGCGGCATCCCCGAGAAGAACGCCATCCTGCACCGGGGCGGCTGGGTCAAGAGCGCGGCCAACTCCTACGAAGTGCGCGGCAAGACGCTGGGCATCATCGGCTACGGGCACATCGGCACGCAGATCGGGGTGCTGGCCGAGCAGCTCGGCATGCGGGTGGTCTTCTACGACATCGAGGCCAAGCTGCCACTGGGCAACGCGCGTCAGGTGGCCACGCTGCCCGAGCTCCTGGCCCAGTCGGACGTCGTGAGCCTGCACGTGCCGGAGACGCCGGCCACGCGCAACATGATCGGCGCCGAGCAGCTCGCGCAGATGAAGCCGGGCAGCCACCTCATCAATGCGTCGCGCGGGACGGTCGTGGACATCGACGCGCTGGTCGATGCGCTGGAGCGCAAGCACGTCCTCGGCGCGGCCATCGACGTGTTCCCCGTCGAGCCGCAGGGCAACGACAGCCGGTTCGAGTCGCCGCTCACGCGCTTCGAGAACGTGATCCTCACGCCGCACATCGGCGGATCGACGTCCGAGGCGCAGGAGAACATCGGCCGGGAGGTGGCGACCAAGCTCGTGCGCTACAGCAACAACGGCTCGACGGTGAGCGCGGTGAACTTCCCCGAGGTGTCGCTGCCGGAGCACACCGGCAAGTGCCGGCTGCTGCACATCCATCACAACGTGCCGGGGGTGATGGCGCACGTCAACGAACGCCTGTCGGCCGCGGGCATCAACATCGCGGCGCAGTATCTGCAGACGCGCGAGGACGTGGGCTACGTGGTGGTGGACGTGGACGCTTCGGCCAGCCAGATCGCGTTGTCCGAGCTGTGCGCGGTCGAGGGGACGATCCGGTGTCGCATCCTCTACTGA